gtccCCTACCTTATTTATATAAATCATTGTACTTCCAATTTAGCCACAAACAACGAAGGGCTGGTGTATGCTGTAGAATGGCTGAACAAAAAGAATGCTTTCTTGTTTTCAAAGTGATAATGGCCAGAAGGGTAGATAAGTTATGCTGATTTACATTTAGTCTGGTTTAATCGCACTTAAGTAGAATGCTAAATGTCACCAAGTGGCTGATTATACGTTGATTGGACCAAAAACAGATTAATAGCTTCTGCATTAGTCTGCTAGAGTtgtcataacaaaatatcatagactgggtggctaaaacagcagacatttagttctcacagttctagaggctgggaagtgcaagatcaaggtgctgacagATTTAGTTCCTGGTAATAGTGGCCACCATCTCACTGTGTGCTCACAGAACCTCGTCTTTGTGTGCATGCAGGGAGTGAGCTgtggtctctcttcctcttcttatgaggccactaatcccatcatggggcCCCACCCTTCATGACCTCATATAAACCTAATTAGTTCCCAAGGGctctacctcctaataccatcacttggaggggctggggggagggtgGCATTCGGGTTTCAACATATGAGCTTTGGGTGGTCACAAACTATGAGTCCATAACACCTTCTCTATAAATAAAGACTAGTtaaagacgggcggatcacgaggtcaggagatcgagaccatcctggctgacacggtgaaaccccgtctctactaaaaaatacaaaaaactagccgggcaaggtggcaggcgcctgtaatcccagctactcgggaggctgaggccggagaatggcgtaaacccgggaggcggagcttgcagtgagctgagatccggccactgcactccagcctgggcggcagagcgagagtctcaaaaaaaaaaaaaaaaaaaaaaagtattgtaatGAGTATAATACCAAATGTTCATGTTAtaatgtgttgttgttgttgttgttttttctgccAGTCTTTTGTTAGATCTTGCCTGGAGACATCAAACCCTCCTTCTTGTTCCTTGCCTGCCAGAAACTCAATCTGCCCTTGCCAGGACTTATACATGGAGTACTTCTGTCAGAAAAATCAAGTGTAGGAAAAAATCTTTGTATTTCAATAGAAAACAATGCACCATCTGTAGCACACCTTCCTGCATTATAAGATTCTAGGTCTGTACATTGTCTGAGCTATTTTGAAACTCTTTGTAAGTTATAACTGGTATATAAATGCTGTACTGTCTGGTAGTGATTTTAAATGACTCCCTCCTCACTGTGGAAAACTCAGTTTTGACCTCATTTGCAATTTATCTTAACATTCCTTTACTCCATATAAATTTGTGCTGTTTTGAGCTTTCCTTTAAACTGGTTATAACACCTGCCTGCTTTTCTTAGATCATATAAGTGAAGTAAATTCTTCAACATGTGCTAATTTTTACATCTGTATGTGAGTCATGATTTTAcctttttctgaaaattattgtTTAACACAGAGAAGCCTTTGGGGGGAAGTGGCAGGACTCGGCCTCCAAAGAAGAATGGAGTGAATCTCTGAGCCTTGTGTCTCCCCCATCTAGGTTAGTGGCCACGCATTCCCCAATTGCTCAGGCCCCAAAGCATTCAGGTCATTCTTGGCTCCTCCCTTTCTTGCACCCCCATCTCCAACCATGTATGGGCTAAATAATGTCTCCCTAAAGCTGTCTACATCCAaaccctggaacctgtgaatatgtttgTTATCTTACacagcaaaagggactttgcagatatggttaaattaaggattttgagatagGGATGGATTATCCAGGCAGACTAATTGTACCACAGGAGGCAGAAGCATGATAGTCAGGAAAAAGAGATGTGAGGATCAAAGCAGGGTTGGAGAGATGtgctttgaaaatggagaaagTGGGCACATGctaaggaatgcaggtggcctctagaagctagaGCAGTTGGAGGAATTCTCCCCTCAGAGCCTCGAGAAGGAACTAGTACTGCTACTCCCTTTTAGCCCCATAAGACTATTTTCAGATTTCCTACCTCCAAAATGGTAAaggaataaatttatgttgttttaaaccaGTAACTTTGCATCCTGTGTTACAATAGCAATGGAAACCAATACAAATGCCATAGCAAATTATGTTGGCTTCATCTTCAAAATGTAGCCAGGATCTGACCACTTTTCCCCAGTGCTGCTGTTAGCATTCAGGGCCGAGCCAGCTACATTCCTTGCCTAGGCTGTTGCAATGGCCTGCATACAGGTCTCCTTGTTTACCCTGACCACCCAGCCTTTTCTGCTCCCTGGATGCAGTATTTGCGTCTCTCGATATGCTGCCTAGGAGGCCCTCTGGCTTTCACATCTGACACTTTCTCCAGTGCTTTAGTAGCTCCCAGGCAATGGCCATCCAATTCCATTGTCTTTATGATGACTACTTGATAGTTCACACAGGCCTGGTACATTCCACCCACCAGGGCATTCCTTCCCTCCATATGCCATCCTAGTTCACCATGCACGACAGCTTTGACAATTGCACTACCTCAGTTTGCTGGGGCTACTTGTACTTTACCTACAATCAGCATTGCTTTCTTGGACCACTGCTGGTACAAGCTGTTGCAGGTCAGGTTCTCTGGATTCTGACTCAGAGATGCAGATTTGCATGCAGGCAGGTTTTTGGGGAGTGCTCATGAGATCAACACCTGTGGGAGAGGGATGGAAGCAGATGGACTCCCGTGGGGGGTGAGGTGGACTGTGGAAATGCCATGCAGCCACAACCAAGGTCACTGCTCGCAATCCCAGagggagctctggagctggaGCAGTGCTTTGGAACTGTCTGCACAGGGTGCAAGAAGGCCAGACTTTTATGCCATACATTAGTGAGTCATTGAATGTGGGTTAATTTTAAGAAAGGAGTgctactttttttgtgtttgtttgtttttgtttttttctagagacggagtcttgctctgtcacctaggctggagtgcagtggcgcaatctccactcaatgcaacctccgcttcctgggttcaatcgattttcctgcctcagcctcccaagtagctgggattacaggcacacaccaccatgcctggctaattttttgtatatttagtagagacggagtttctccatattggccaggctggtctccaactcttgacctcaggtgatccgcccaccttggcctcccaaagtgcttggattacaggcatgagccaccacgcccgaccaggAGTGCTACTTTGAACAAGGCAGCGCTCTTCAACCATGAGCAACCCTTGGAGAGGGACTCACCTGAGAGCTTTTGGCTGCCAACCTTCAGGATGAGTTCTGAAAGGGGTGGGAGAGTAGCATGTCTGAGTGCCAAACTGTAGCATCTATCACAGTGAACTTTAATAGAAGTTACATTAGATTTTACCACTATCCTCCTTAAATTCCTCCAGTGGCTTAAAATGAAATCTGTGGGTAACAGATGCTACACACTCTGGCCACTGATTACCTTCAGAAGTATCTTACCATTCTCCTCCTGGCTTATGTGCTGCAGCTATAAGCCTTCTCTCTTGCCATTTGCtcaacaagtgtttattgaatATTGACTATGGATCAATGTTCTAGACCATAAGCTAAATTGTGGGACTGCTTTTgtagataaagttttattggaacacagcaaCACTTATTTGTTTAagtcttttctatggctgcttttgtgttaCAACAACAGAGTTGAGTAGAGGCCATACAGCCCCAAAGCCTAAGATATTTACTACTtgatcctttacagaaaaagtttactgaCATTTCTTTTAGATCAGTGCTGCctgatacacacagacacatacacacacacacattgcagaTCACAatttaagtttattaaaaaagagaaatacattttagtaatatattttatataacctAATATCtaccaaatattttaacatataaccAGTATAATAAATTATCAGtgagttattttacatttttcttttaatactaaACCCTTAAAATTCCgtgtatattttacacttatGGTGTATTTTGAGGTGGGACAGCCATTTTTCAAGTGCTCACTACCCACACGTGGCTAGTAGCTACAATATTGGATGGTGTAGTTCTAGAAGTAACACAGCAGTGAGTAAAGCTGACCAAATTCCCTGCCGTCATGAAGCTCACATTCCTATGGGAGAGAGAGGCAATGCACAAATAGGTAAAGTGGATTTTATGCCCGCTGGTGATAAGCGGTGCCCATGACATCACAGAGAACAAATGGAAGCGTTATATTTAGACAGACTCTCCTGGACTCTGCCTTGGCTGATCTCATCCCTCCCCTTGGCAGATTTTAATCTGTATGGCTTCCCTGTAATAAAACACAACTATGAATACAACAGCTTTCTGTGAGTTCTGTGAGCCCTGCTAGCAAGTTATGTAACCTGAGGGTGGTTTTGGGTGGTTGTGCACCCCAAATTGCGGTTGGTGTCAGAAGCGAGGGTGGTCTCTTGTGGGGACTGTTCTCTCTAACTGCACAATTGGCTTAAACTCTTTGCAGAAGGTGATGTGTGAGTAAAGACCAGAAGAAAATGAGGGGACTGGCCAGGGGCTGTGGCCTGGGGCAGAGTGAGCAAAGGGGAGTGGAAGGAGATGCCTTCTTTACTCACTGCCTTAGATAAACCACTTTACGCATAGACCAAATACTCATGCTTTAAAATTCTAGCATCAGGATTAAGGTTTAGGTTAACATTGAGGTTAGGGCAAGGGGCTGAAGATTAAGGTGAGTTTTAGTGTTTTGTTTGGTCTAGGATTAGAGTCGGGATGTGGCCAGGGTTTAGGCTTTATTGTTTAATATTCGGTGTTCAGACGTTTCTAGTTAAGAGCAGTGCGGTGTGTTGGTCTGCAGCTGTGAAAAGAACACTCCACAGACTTGTGCCCGCCGGTGGCCTCCCCTGTGTCCCTGTGACCACAGCAGTAAAGATGGACCCAGGAACGCAAGTTGCTGATGAAGTATGTCACATTTTTCATGACATGAAAGTTCATAAATGCTCCACACCAGAAGAAATCAAGCAAAGAAAGAAGACTGTCATTTTTTGTCTCAGTGCAGACAAAAAGTGCATCATTGTAGAAGAGGGCAAAGAGATCTCAGCTGGAGTAACCATAACCGGTCCTTTCAAGCACTTTGTGGGAATGCTTCCTGAAAAAGATTGCTGCTGTGCTTTATATGATGCaagctttgaaacaaagaaattcagaagagtattgtttgtttgtttgtttttgtgggcACCAGAACTACCACCTCTGAAAAGTAAAATGATCTACACAAACTCTAAGGAtggaatcaaaaagaaatttcaagCAAATGAACCAGAAGATCTCAATTGGGTTTGTGTTAGATGGGTGGGTACTTGATTGCAGCTTTTGAAGGATCCTCTGTGTAGGCCATCATTCAGTGCCACAAATGGAAAGCTTCCATGTTTAATGTTATCcacttctaaataaataaagcaaccatatatttttaaagaagagaaaacaagagtAGTGCTCAGATAGAATGTGTAGCTCATGGAATTCAGTACTGGGGATCATGTTTACTTCCTGGTGTGTGCATTTGCTAAACAGAATTCTACTAAACAGCCAAGGATACATACCctcttttaattaaataatagaaGCCAATTGAGCATTGTCTTAGAGTTTGTGGAGAAAATGTGTAACCCTAGAAATTATGCCCATTCGTGTATTATCAATGTGTACAAGTCACAGAAAGACATTTTGGAAAGTATATTGCCCAGGAACTTTTTCTGGAAAGGGTAATATGGCTGAAAGGATTCAgccaaaagaaaactaaattcaaataaaataaattaaaaataaattaaaatgaagacagCTTCTGTAATAAAGAGGCATTTTTATGTGAAGAGGCATTTTTATATGAAGAGGCATTTTATGTAACTATTGATAACAATGAAACCAGTTATAAATAGTTAAATCTAAATATTTCTGATAATAcgaaaaagaaagaggtttgatgTGAAAAATTAGTAAGGAATTACGCTTATATATTTTTCCAACACTTTGAGTCATATGAGGGGAGAAGTTACAGTGTCCAGAATTTTGACGATCTGAGAGGTAAAAAGTGaagttatttaaacaaaaatagttgttaggctgggcgcagtggctcactcctgtaatcccagcactttgggaggttgaggtgggaggatcacttgagatcaggagttcgagaccagcctggccaacatggtgaaacctcgcctctactaaaaacacaaaaattagccagacttggtggtgcatgtaatcccagctatttcaggtggctgagggatgagaatcacttgaatgcgggaggtggaggttgcagtgagcagagattgcgccaccgcactccagcctgggtgacagagcaagactctatttcaaaagaAACAGTTGTGAAAGTGATAAATGCACAACGTAAAGACATTTGAACCTGAGGAAAGGCGTGCAACTAAGAGTGATGAAAGGTAAACCTTCATCCTGAGCTTTCCCTTCATTGCTCTTCTGAGATGGATTCACTCTTTCCTGCCCTTGTCTTTCTTTGATTTCCTTATTTTGTTGGAACACATCATAAGTACGATGAAAGGTATGTTTATTCTACCATTTTGCTGTATTGGTGATTGAGCTAGGTCTAGAATTCTAGAATTTTGAAGGCTTGCTTTTTATCTTCTAGCCCCTAGGATTGCTGATGGCATTCTGAtaccttattatttttatttttgcaagtgACAATTTTACTGCtgttatcatttttgtgtgtgtacctGAAGACTTTAGATTGCCTCTTCATTTTTGGTGTTCTGAAACTTGACCATGACATGTCTAGTTGTAGGTCTTTTTTTCATTCAGCCTATTTAGTAACTGGGGAGGGGAACTTTGAGTGTCTTCAGTCACCTACCTGAATTAACCTAGCCCTTTACTTCAAATATAAATGGGCCACCATGGACCACCAGACATTTCTGCAAAACCAACAGTAAAATTGAGAAGGACTAAGatgaacaaacaggaaaaaaaaaagaaacccagataGCATTCAGGGAACTGAAAGTTGTAAAGTGCTGACTAGTCTCTCTCTCTGAATCCATGACCACTGAAACCTCAAGTAGCTCAGAGTGCTGCTCAGCAACTGTCCTTCTTTTCCCCATTCCATCCACTTCCCTAGGTGATGACTTTATAGCTTACCTCTTTCAGACCTCCAGTGCAGCCTCCCCATCCCACCTCAGCTGATTACCTTGCTCCTTACTTTCTTGAGAATTGGAAGTGTCAGAAGAGAATTTTCATGAGCTCCCATTGCCAGATCCAGCCAGTTTCCTGACACAGTACTCACATGCCTTGTCTTCCTTCCTATTAGTGTGCAGTAATTGTCTCTACTCTTAGGTCAGGCTGGCTCCTTCCCTGAAGCCTTAGATCCtatcctctctctgcctcttaaGGACATGGCTTTACcattctctgccttctctcctgAATCATCATTTCTCCCCTCTCTACTGTATTATTCCCATCTGCAAATATGCTGTTATTTTTCACAAAGAGCATTTCCACTTCTCCCTCCAGCTACTGCCTTTCATctcccattctctttctctttttttttttttttttgaggccgagtctcactctgtcacccactgtcacccaggctggagtgcagtggcgtgaccttggctcactgcaatctctgccccccgggttcaagagattctcttccctcagcctcctaagtagttgggactacaggcacgtgccaccacgctcagttaatttttgtatttttagtagagacagagtttcgccatgttggccaggctggtcttgaactcctgacctcaagtaatctgcccgccttggcctcccagagtgctgagattacacgcatgagccacagcgcccaccCCCATTCTCCCTTAATCAAGATTTTGTCCTCACCACTCTACCCAAACAAATCTTGTCAAGTTCAACAATGAGCTCCTTATAACTAAACCCAAAGGTCAATTTGCAGGCCCCAGATTCTACTGGATGCAGGGAATCATGCCACCTACATTGAAGCACCGTCTTTACTTGGCTTCCAGGACCCCTGCACTCTCCTGGTTTGCCTCTGAGCTCACTGGCAGCTCCTTCTCACTCTCTATTGGTGGTTCTCCCACTATTGTCCGCCCTTCTAATATTGGGATCTCCAGGACTCAGTTCTTgagctcttctcttctttatctaCACTTCacgaatttctttttaaagtccatctatatataatatttacaatCCTGACTTCTTTCCTCTGATCTCAAGGCTCATGTATTTCACTGCCTTGTAACATCTCCTTTTGGATCATAGGCATCTCATGCTTAGAAAGTCCAAAATTGAGCTCTTGACCTACCCCTCACCTCCAACATGGCTTCTTCCACAGTCCCCCTCATCCCTCAGTAAATGCTAATTGAGGTCTCCTAGTGCTCAATCTGAGAACACAGGaatcttctcttttcctcacaTGACACATCCCAtgcattatgtattatataaaacatacccattatatatccagaatctgacaTCTCATAATCATCTCCATTTAGCTGGTCCAACCTATCATCATTTCACACCAGAACCTTCTGAAATAGTCTCCTAACTAGAGTAGCCAGCTTGTCTCAGTTTGCCTGGTACTTTCACAGTTTTTGCACTGAAAGTCCAGTCTCAGGAAATCCCTCAGCCCTGCACAAACCAGGATTATTTGCCATCCTACTTATAACTGGAATCTTCTCTTCTTCTGTTGCCTCTTACGGTCCATTTTCAATACAGCTAGGGTGATTCTTTTAAAACGCAAATTTTATTATGTCACTTCTCTGTTCAAAACCCTTCAATGGCTCCCTACCCAACTTAGAAAGAAAGCTATTGCTTTCAGTGGCCCACAAGACTATAGGGTCCACAGGCTTGTAGGAAAAGATGGGAAGTTCAATTTTGATCAGGCTGATATTGCAGTACTGTGGAATGTTCAATTGGCAAGGTCCAAAATTGAATGGAGTATCAAGAATATCTTCTGTTTGTGAAACAAAAATAGATTACTATGGAAAAACTTGCAAGAAAGAATTCTAggaaattagaaatatttgttaaaatgaaaaaagtcaatGGTAAGCctgaaagacaaaattatagaagCTCTGTCTTGCGATACTAATGATATATTCATAAGTAATGTGCATATGATATAGTTATATATTacataagataaaaatatataaaataaagacatataaatacatacattacaAAATACATTTGCAACATGATGCACCAAATTCCCAAAATCTTCAGTGTGCATCTTTCCAAACCAAGGACCCTCTTCTACATAACCACCATACAACTCTTCCAATCAAGAAGTAAAAAATCAGCTCTAACACTAACATCTAATCCAAAGAATGTATTCATATTTTGCCAGCTGTCCTAACAATGTCTCTTTCCTGTCCAGGCCAGGATCACACTTTGCACTTCATACTCaagtctctttagtctccttcaaTCTGGAATAATTCCTTGGTCTCTCCCTGTTTTTCATGATCTCAATAGTTTGAAAGAGTGCAGACTTTTCAGTCTGCAGGACGAAGCTCAGCCTGGTTCCACCAATGTTTCCTCAGGACTGGATTCACATTTGTGCTCTGGGAGTGCCGAAGCTCAGCCTGGTTCCACCAGTGTTTCCGGGGTTCACACGTATGTTCTGGGAGTGCTATATGGAAGGGAGGTTGTCATCTTCTCACTGCGTCACACGAGGGGGCATACAATGTGGGCTCGTCCCCACACTGGGGATGGCCATCTTTAGCACCTGGTCAATTTGTGTCAGGTTTCTCcacattaactcatcatttttctatttgtaattgATGAACATTTTGTGGGAAGATATTCTCAAACTATGCCAATATCCAGTATCCCATTAAATCTCCACTAACTCGATTTAGTAGTTATTGATTACTTTTGCCTGAATTAACCACTGTTATGGTGGTTGTAAATGGTGGTTTATCTATTATCATCATTCCTATGATATATATTAGCTGCTGTGCTACTATAAGGAAGACATTTCCCTTTTCCTCcacttacttttttcctttttaaaaaaattactcataGTCAATCCTCTACTTATTTTTATGGATGTAGGCTCATGGATTCCTATTTGATTCAGCAGATTTAATCCATTATCatcagtatttattttaatatcaaatcATTCCAGATTTGGCTAGATGATAACCTTTGACATTTGTACCCATGAGCTATAGACATGTCCCATTATTCTTTGAGTAATTCTTTACTTGCTGGCACAAGAAAATGTTTCAGGTTCATCTTGCAAtttccctgccttggccttggaATTACTTATTTCTGCAAGAAGTGCTAAAGTTGAGAATGATATTTGGAGACTATAATCTAGGTACTTGGTTGCTTATTGCTTTTGGGCCTTCCTGCCTCGTGTTGGCATAGGATGGGAAAGTCAGGAGCTGGGGACGTTCTCCCTCTCTCAAGAGCAAAGTAATTTCTCAACTTTCATAGGCCACAAGACTTACTCATCACTGCATCCGTCTGCATCTTCCTTCTTTTAATCAGCTTCTTTGCCTGCACATGGGTCTCTGTGCCCATCCGCCTTGAGTCTGACCTGACCGCTGAACTGCCCACCATTATCGGCTACAGAGTCTGAAATGCCCAAACTGTGAGAGCAATAACCTGCTTGTCTCTGTCCAGTCTATAGATTGGTTAATCTTGGGTTTGGGTTCTACCTCTAGTCTAATTACTTTTGGTCAGGGCAGTTAGTGATGTTACAATAGTGGCTGGGACAGCCCTGACAGGGCTGTAGAGAAGATGGTGCAGTTTCTCTAGGGAGGAATGAGTCCTGTGGAGGACCCTGACTCCATCTGCCACATTCTATAGTCGTACATTTGGTTCATATAGAGAAGTTTTTGGATTTTCAGAAGTGAGGACATTTGGTAAAGGTTCTGTGAATCTGAACATTAAGGATAATTTTGGGTTCGTGGATCAGTTACTGGGAAACACTGATCTAACTTCAGCACTTCAATTTctcagatgagtaaactgaggcccagagagaacaAGAGACTTGTCCTCATGTACATGGCCTGTCAACAGCAGATCTGGGATTAGAACCAGGGCTGGCCATCCAGTGAGGCAAGAGAAACATCTAAGATGCAAAATATAAGGAAGCCCTCACCCTCAGGGTCATGCAAGTGCCCTAGGGGTTTCCTTGACTCACCCTAGGCCCAGCCTAGATTAGAACTCTAGGGTCCTGCTTGCCAGGAGGGAGAAATATCACATCTGGCTTGAAGTGTATGGATAAGAGGGACTGATGGGGAGTTTTCCTGTGTTGCCACCTTCAGGGAGAAGGAAGTTCTTGAGGAACGCTGGTTAAGCTAGTGTCCCTAAAGTGAAGGATCCAGTAGCTTGGGATGGCTGCTCACTGGAGAAGCTTGAATTATCCTGCATGCACAGAGCACTGAGGCCCCTTCAGTCTGGGTGCAGAGTTCCTGGC
This sequence is a window from Macaca fascicularis isolate 582-1 chromosome 2, T2T-MFA8v1.1. Protein-coding genes within it:
- the LOC107128858 gene encoding destrin; its protein translation is MDPGTQVADEVCHIFHDMKVHKCSTPEEIKQRKKTVIFCLSADKKCIIVEEGKEISAGVTITGPFKHFVGMLPEKDCCCALYDASFETKKFRRVLFVCLFLWAPELPPLKSKMIYTNSKDGIKKKFQANEPEDLNWVCVRWVGT